A stretch of the Lonchura striata isolate bLonStr1 chromosome 17, bLonStr1.mat, whole genome shotgun sequence genome encodes the following:
- the PFDN4 gene encoding prefoldin subunit 4 gives MAATMKKAAAEDVNVTFEDQQKINKFARNTSRITELKEEIDVKKKQLQNLEDACDDIMLLDDEDSHLIPYQIGDVFISHSLEETQEMLEEAKRSLQEEIEALESRVESIQSVLSDLKVQLYAKFGNNINLEAEDS, from the exons ATGGCCGCCACCATGAAGAAGGCG GCTGCAGAAGATGTCAATGTCACCTTCGAAGATCAACAGAAAATTAACAAGTTTGCAAGAAACACCAGCAGGATCACAGAGCTGAAAGAAGAGATAGATGTGAAAAAG AAGCAGCTGCAGAACCTGGAGGATGCCTGTGATGACATCATGCTGCTGGATGATGAAGATTCCCACCTGATTCCCTACCAGATTGGGGATGTCTTCATCAGCCACTCCCTGGAGGAGACGCAGGAGATGCTGGAGGAGGCCAAG aggAGTTTACAGGAGGAAATTGAGGCGCTGGAATCCCGAGTGGAGTCGATCCAGAGCGTGTTGTCTGACCTCAAAGTTCAGCTCTATGCCAAGTTTGGGAATAACATAAATCTGGAGGCTGAGGACAGTTAA